In Aegilops tauschii subsp. strangulata cultivar AL8/78 chromosome 3, Aet v6.0, whole genome shotgun sequence, one genomic interval encodes:
- the LOC109769563 gene encoding syntaxin-22: protein MSFQDLEAGNGVRGTPRRNGRAAGAGAGSSQAVASGVFQINTAVATFQRLVNTLGTPKDTPDLRDRIHKTRAHITQLVKDTSEKLKQASEADHRLEATPTKKIADAKLAKDFQAVLKEFQKAQRLAVEREAAYAPFITQAGLPQSYNSTEMNNGADKLAEQRTQLLESRRQELVFLDNEIVFNEAIIEERDQGIQEIQHQITEVNEIFKDLAVLVHDQGAMIDDIDTHIDNSVAATSQAKGQLSKAAKTQKSNSSLICLLMVIFGVVLLIVIIVLAA, encoded by the exons ATGAGCTTCCAGGACCTGGAGGCCGGGAACGGCGTCCGCGGGACGCCGCGGAGGAACggccgggcggcgggggccggcgcCGGCTCGTCGCAGGCCGTCGCGTCGGGCGTCTTCCAGATCAACACGGCGGTCGCCACCTTCCAGCGCCTCGTCAACACGCTCGGCACGCCCAAGGACACCCCCGACCTCCGCGACAGGAT ACACAAGACACGAGCACACATAACACAACTGGTGAAGGATACATCGGAGAAGCTTAAGCAAGCTAGTGAGGCGGATCATCGTCTTGAAGCCACC CCTACCAAAAAGATTGCTGATGCGAAGCTAGCAAAGGATTTTCAAGCAGTCCTAAAAGAGTTTCAGAAAGCTCAACGATTAGCAGTAGAGAGAGAAGCTGCATATGCTCCTTTTATTACTCAAGCAGGTCTACCACAGAG CTATAACTCAACCGAGATGAATAACGGTGCTGATAAGTTGGCTGAGCAGCGCACTCAGCTTCTAGAATCAAGAAG ACAAGAGTTAGTCTTCTTGGATAATGAGATTGTGTTCAACGAGGCCATCATTGAGGAAAGGGACCAGGGAATACAGGAGATTCAACACCAAATCACTGAAGTAAATGAGATCTTTAAAGATCTTGCTGTGCTAGTTCATGATCAAGGAGCAATGATCG ATGACATTGACACTCATATCGACAATTCTGTTGCTGCGACTTCACAAGCAAAAGGCCAGCTTTCAAAAGCTGCTAAAACCCAGAAGTCAAACTCTTCTCTG ATATGCCTGTTGATGGTTATTTTCGGGGTGGTGTTGCTCATAGTGATAATAGTCCTTGCAGCCTAG